The Styela clava chromosome 2, kaStyClav1.hap1.2, whole genome shotgun sequence genome contains a region encoding:
- the LOC120335682 gene encoding zinc finger protein 395-like isoform X2 yields the protein MMLSQNPPGLKPVLGSRVAVPVNADYPYYVAATVQAIWKDLRGNEYVTVKYDDNHKGECLLSQVVGNGFKSIHDIKLHKHQKVFTVHNGREVVGVVEDHSGGLIRVRLSEVDVICKHEEDVRLTESRYSPRLQDHNHQVDYRKIASENASPNHGKKRPVSASIEVPKVSRARKSSAEPSMDELMAAMVLSSLSSSPVFHNARSPSMRKDGSPHSFGSSGVGSWGQDSQMSPIRGEHVPQAAGHSVIKSSLETPERSQSVIQHTQSIGNSPSSTGDPIEVDTSSAMDTSIPKDEDYNSAQGVIPPGHSTPAPFQTGSPRLQYHSPGSSSPAQNPNFLVNPGAKLESVKEEPNGGEEDRPRPSSVPQPHIFYIPSLIPSVMPGRPEYMLQMQTVSTPPPPLAPADERSYRKIGSFPPQPQFQAEVKAPSSNNTYVCIGSAPPTYYTLPVMRAPSPLAARNEPASVIDTPYQGSKLVGPSHSVRMPVIKSPAQPINISGIDAFSWHNTLGDPRSYSPKPSLFMQRQHLHQAASPKMSPKTMTTGRKVRGDGKKCRKVYGMENRDMWCTACRWKKACQRFPD from the exons ATGATGTTATCTCAAAATCCACCAGGTTTAAAACCTGTGTTGGGATCAAGAGTTGCTGTGCCAGTTAATGCTGATTATCCATATTATGTTGCTGCAACAGTCCAG GCTATCTGGAAGGATTTAAGAGGCAATGAATATGTCACTGTCAAATATGATGACAATCACAAAGGAGAATGCTTATTATCGCAAGTTGTGGGAAACGGTTTTAAAAGCATTCATGATATCAAACTACACAAACACCAAAAG GTGTTTACGGTTCATAATGGCAGAGAAGTAGTTGGCGTCGTTGAAGACCACTCAGGCGGATTAATACGAGTGAGATTATCAGAGGTCGACGTCATTTGTAAACACGAAGAAGATGTTCGTCTGACAGAAAGCCG TTACAGCCCCAGGCTGCAAGACCACAACCATCAAGTGGACTATCGCAAGATAGCTTCTGAGAATGCAAGCCCAAATCATGGCAAAAAACGACCAGTTTCAGCCAGCATTGAAGTACCTAAAGTGAG TCGGGCACGTAAATCGTCTGCCGAACCTTCCATGGATGAACTGATGGCAGCAATGGTGCTTTCAAGTTTATCAAGCAGTCCAGTTTTCCACAATGCCAGAAGCCCGTCCATGAGGAAAG atggAAGTCCTCACAGCTTTGGCAGTAGCGGAGTTGGCAGTTGGGGCCAAGATTCTCAAATGTCTCCTATCAGAGGTGAACATGTTCCTCAAGCTGCTGGGCATTCGGTTATAAAAAGCTCTCTAGAAACTCCTGAGAGAAGCCAGTCAGTCATTCAACATACTCAGTCTATTGGAAACTCACCTTCTTCCACTGGTGACCCAATAGAAGTAGATACATCCAGTGCCATGGACACGAGCATACCTAAGGACGAGGACTACAATTCAGCCCAAGGTGTAATACCACCCGGACACAGCACACCAGCACCTTTTCAGACTGGTAGTCCCAGATTACAGTACCACTCTCCTGGCTCATCATCTCCAGCACAGAATCCCAATTTCCTCGTAAATCCTGGTGCTAAGCTTGAATCCGTCAAAGAAGAACCGAATGGAGGGGAAGAAGACAGACCAAGACCCTCATCTGTTCCTCAGCCTCATATATTCTACATACCGTCACTTATTCCATCAGTAATGCCAGGAAGGCCAGAATACATGCTTCAAATGCAGACTGTGAGTACTCCTCCACCTCCTCTTGCACCAGCTGACGAGAGATCATACAGAAAGATTGGATCTTTCCCACCACAACCACAG TTTCAAGCTGAAGTTAAAGCACCATCTTCAAATAACACTTATGTATGTATCGGATCAGCACCACCAACCTACTACACCCTTCCAGTAATG cgTGCACCATCACCATTAGCTGCCCGAAATGAACCAGCATCAGTAATTGATACTCCTTATCAAGGATCGAAGTTAGTTGGTCCATCTCACTCTGTCCGTATGCCGGTCATCAAATCTCCTGCTCAACCGATAAATATTTCTGGAATTGATGCATTCTCTTGGCACAATACTTTGGGTGATCCGCGGAGT tactCGCCGAAGCCATCCTTATTCATGCAAAGACAGCATTTGCATCAGGCAGCATCTCCAAAGATGTCACCAAAGACAATGACAACGGGAAG AAAAGTACGAGGTGATGGTAAGAAATGTCGCAAGGTGTATGGGATGGAAAACCGTGATATGTGGTGTACAGCATGCCGGTGGAAAAAGGCTTGTCAGAGATTCCCGGActga
- the LOC120336215 gene encoding protein PHTF2-like — protein MDSMLSWYQRKIGAYDLQIWERAVEIREQQDSGMKSMDKRSSSVKPDLIDIDLVRGSTFSKNKPQYSWLVVTCQAFIRVSFLPLYAKWWIQQSSKPITLLFFLMYILQFVVFFIYFNGTEEEFKYISTSEIMMPSIVMFLLGSVHCHVVSTNFRLNVRNDSRKMKKSRTLSSALLEPVVCSSSTSHQSTLSLLTSTFTNKGKDSTENNNHCSNGISKCSSEHSDAESDTPLLKDENVKSSTVHENGKINASQEQLPIVEQSEESLNITNMKNGDIQHKSVADCDKSTDNKKDDFKCLRQSSVDRESDEISTDSVENKKHGRHGNRLENLNSTSSSSNSSEQSGGSDSESTSTNDNKTRYNKKARKDNYSATVLLPGSGPRVDRISVKIWESNQCKKVQASLLDIGGIIRKKVQNAFSPSDMFFIGFCFAILISSIPTLYRICFHQNANNSATSHTGSTMEFVKGLAESLFMVTHGNTTNFKVIFVIYATAMKRFIFSFTFFVMLCAAHKTFRQRLLFAKYFSHLTSSRRAKKSDVPHFRLDKVENVRLWLSLRSYLRRRGPQRSVDVIVSSAFFLSLFLLCFISLQLLHDTDLYLSSLIFWEMTAWLLALAIFLLNFMTIGAQINRKYSNTSMLLTEQINLYLQMKQKPNKREELQRANSVLSIASKLIKEIEMPFNIYGLAMNPLLYNITRVVVLSAFSGVISEILGFKLKIWKIKP, from the coding sequence ATGGATTCGATGTTGTCTTGGTACCAGCGGAAAATTGGTGCTTACGACTTGCAAATATGGGAACGTGCGGTGGAGATCCGAGAACAGCAAGACAGCGGAATGAAATCAATGGATAAAAGAAGTTCTAGTGTGAAGCCTGACCTCATCGACATTGACCTTGTTCGTGGATCAACGTTCAGCAAAAATAAGCCACAATATAGTTGGCTGGTTGTAACTTGTCAAGCTTTTATCAGAGTATCGTTCCTACCACTGTATGCTAAATGGTGGATTCAGCAGAGTAGTAAGCCGATCACATTGTTATTCTTCCTAATGTATATTCTTCAGTTTGTTGTTTTCTTCATTTACTTCAATGGAACAGAAGaggaatttaaatatatttcaacttcAGAAATAATGATGCCATCCATTGTTATGTTCTTATTGGGAAGTGTGCATTGTCATGTCGTATCCACAAATTTTCGCTTGAATGTACGAAATGATTCTCGAAAAATGAAGAAGTCTAGAACTCTCTCTTCTGCTTTACTTGAACCTGTTGTATGCTCCTCATCAACTTCACATCAAAGTACTCTCTCCCTACTCACCTCAACCTTCACTAATAAGGGTAAAGATAGTACAGAAAACAATAACCATTGTTCTAATGGAATAAGCAAATGCTCATCTGAACATAGTGACGCAGAGAGTGATACTCCTTTGTTAaaagatgaaaatgtgaaatccaGCACAGTCCACgaaaatggaaaaataaatGCAAGTCAAGAACAGTTGCCCATAGTGGAACAGTCTGAGGAAAGCTTGAACATTACCAATATGAAGAATGGTGATATACAGCATAAAAGTGTTGCGGACTGTGACAAATCTACTGATAATAAAAAAGACGATTTTAAATGTTTACGACAATCCAGTGTAGATAGGGAATCTGACGAAATCAGTACTGACAGTGTTGAAAATAAGAAACATGGTCGTCATGGTAATCGCCTTGAAAATCTAAATAGTACAAGTTCCAGTAGTAATTCGTCTGAACAGTCTGGTGGCTCGGATTCAGAAAGTACAAGCACAAATGACAATAAGACAAGATACAACAAGAAAGCACGAAAAGATAATTATTCAGCAACTGTTCTGCTTCCGGGCTCTGGTCCACGTGTTGATCGAATTAGCGTAAAAATTTGGGAGTCTAATCAGTGTAAAAAGGTTCAAGCATCGTTATTGGACATTGGAGGTATTATCAGAAAAAAAGTGCAGAATGCTTTTTCGCCGAGTGATATGTTTTTCATAGGATTTTGCTTTGCGATACTGATTTCATCTATTCCTACCTTATATCGCATTTGCTTTCATCAAAATGCTAACAATAGTGCAACCAGCCACACTGGTTCAACAATGGAGTTTGTGAAAGGACTGGCGGAAAGTTTATTCATGGTTACTCATGGAAACACCACTAACTTCAAAgtcatttttgttatttatgcTACTGCAATGAAACGGTTTATCTTCAGCTTCACTTTTTTTGTTATGCTTTGTGCTGCTCATAAAACGTTTAGGCAAAGACTGTTATTTGCGAAGTATTTCAGCCACCTCACTTCATCAAGACGGGCAAAGAAATCAGACGTTCCTCATTTCAGACTTGATAAAGTGGAAAATGTTCGATTATGGCTGTCTCTGAGATCGTATCTGCGACGTCGTGGGCCACAAAGATCAGTTGACGTGATTGTTTCTTCAGCATTTTTTCTTTCTCTCTTCTTGCTTTGCTTCATATCGCTTCAGTTACTCCATGACACTGATCTATACCTCTCTTCTTTAATTTTCTGGGAAATGACAGCATGGTTACTTGCCTTGGCTATATTTTTACTTAATTTTATGACGATCGGTGCCCAAATTAACAGAAAATACAGCAATACATCGATGCTGTTGACGGAGcagataaatttatatttacaaatgaaGCAGAAGCCTAATAAAAGAGAGGAATTACAGCGAGCGAACAGCGTTCTCTCAATTGCTTCAAAGCTTATAAAGGAAATAGAGATGCCGTTTAACATTTACGGTCTAGCGATGAATCCTCTCTTATATAATATCACAAGAGTGGTTGTGTTATCTGCCTTTTCAGGCGTCATCAGTGAAATACTAGGCTTCAAATTGAAGATTTGGAAGATAAAACCATGA
- the LOC120335682 gene encoding zinc finger protein 395-like isoform X1: MMLSQNPPGLKPVLGSRVAVPVNADYPYYVAATVQAIWKDLRGNEYVTVKYDDNHKGECLLSQVVGNGFKSIHDIKLHKHQKVFTVHNGREVVGVVEDHSGGLIRVRLSEVDVICKHEEDVRLTESRYSPRLQDHNHQVDYRKIASENASPNHGKKRPVSASIEVPKVSSRARKSSAEPSMDELMAAMVLSSLSSSPVFHNARSPSMRKDGSPHSFGSSGVGSWGQDSQMSPIRGEHVPQAAGHSVIKSSLETPERSQSVIQHTQSIGNSPSSTGDPIEVDTSSAMDTSIPKDEDYNSAQGVIPPGHSTPAPFQTGSPRLQYHSPGSSSPAQNPNFLVNPGAKLESVKEEPNGGEEDRPRPSSVPQPHIFYIPSLIPSVMPGRPEYMLQMQTVSTPPPPLAPADERSYRKIGSFPPQPQFQAEVKAPSSNNTYVCIGSAPPTYYTLPVMRAPSPLAARNEPASVIDTPYQGSKLVGPSHSVRMPVIKSPAQPINISGIDAFSWHNTLGDPRSYSPKPSLFMQRQHLHQAASPKMSPKTMTTGRKVRGDGKKCRKVYGMENRDMWCTACRWKKACQRFPD; the protein is encoded by the exons ATGATGTTATCTCAAAATCCACCAGGTTTAAAACCTGTGTTGGGATCAAGAGTTGCTGTGCCAGTTAATGCTGATTATCCATATTATGTTGCTGCAACAGTCCAG GCTATCTGGAAGGATTTAAGAGGCAATGAATATGTCACTGTCAAATATGATGACAATCACAAAGGAGAATGCTTATTATCGCAAGTTGTGGGAAACGGTTTTAAAAGCATTCATGATATCAAACTACACAAACACCAAAAG GTGTTTACGGTTCATAATGGCAGAGAAGTAGTTGGCGTCGTTGAAGACCACTCAGGCGGATTAATACGAGTGAGATTATCAGAGGTCGACGTCATTTGTAAACACGAAGAAGATGTTCGTCTGACAGAAAGCCG TTACAGCCCCAGGCTGCAAGACCACAACCATCAAGTGGACTATCGCAAGATAGCTTCTGAGAATGCAAGCCCAAATCATGGCAAAAAACGACCAGTTTCAGCCAGCATTGAAGTACCTAAAGTGAG TAGTCGGGCACGTAAATCGTCTGCCGAACCTTCCATGGATGAACTGATGGCAGCAATGGTGCTTTCAAGTTTATCAAGCAGTCCAGTTTTCCACAATGCCAGAAGCCCGTCCATGAGGAAAG atggAAGTCCTCACAGCTTTGGCAGTAGCGGAGTTGGCAGTTGGGGCCAAGATTCTCAAATGTCTCCTATCAGAGGTGAACATGTTCCTCAAGCTGCTGGGCATTCGGTTATAAAAAGCTCTCTAGAAACTCCTGAGAGAAGCCAGTCAGTCATTCAACATACTCAGTCTATTGGAAACTCACCTTCTTCCACTGGTGACCCAATAGAAGTAGATACATCCAGTGCCATGGACACGAGCATACCTAAGGACGAGGACTACAATTCAGCCCAAGGTGTAATACCACCCGGACACAGCACACCAGCACCTTTTCAGACTGGTAGTCCCAGATTACAGTACCACTCTCCTGGCTCATCATCTCCAGCACAGAATCCCAATTTCCTCGTAAATCCTGGTGCTAAGCTTGAATCCGTCAAAGAAGAACCGAATGGAGGGGAAGAAGACAGACCAAGACCCTCATCTGTTCCTCAGCCTCATATATTCTACATACCGTCACTTATTCCATCAGTAATGCCAGGAAGGCCAGAATACATGCTTCAAATGCAGACTGTGAGTACTCCTCCACCTCCTCTTGCACCAGCTGACGAGAGATCATACAGAAAGATTGGATCTTTCCCACCACAACCACAG TTTCAAGCTGAAGTTAAAGCACCATCTTCAAATAACACTTATGTATGTATCGGATCAGCACCACCAACCTACTACACCCTTCCAGTAATG cgTGCACCATCACCATTAGCTGCCCGAAATGAACCAGCATCAGTAATTGATACTCCTTATCAAGGATCGAAGTTAGTTGGTCCATCTCACTCTGTCCGTATGCCGGTCATCAAATCTCCTGCTCAACCGATAAATATTTCTGGAATTGATGCATTCTCTTGGCACAATACTTTGGGTGATCCGCGGAGT tactCGCCGAAGCCATCCTTATTCATGCAAAGACAGCATTTGCATCAGGCAGCATCTCCAAAGATGTCACCAAAGACAATGACAACGGGAAG AAAAGTACGAGGTGATGGTAAGAAATGTCGCAAGGTGTATGGGATGGAAAACCGTGATATGTGGTGTACAGCATGCCGGTGGAAAAAGGCTTGTCAGAGATTCCCGGActga